The following are encoded in a window of Vigna unguiculata cultivar IT97K-499-35 chromosome 8, ASM411807v1, whole genome shotgun sequence genomic DNA:
- the LOC114195557 gene encoding uncharacterized protein LOC114195557 has translation MNPGSFEEELSSNPSDQVAEYILEGKWQKIVNMYNQFPACHTAMIYPSVGTALHVAVDLEEEAVVDDLVNAIIRHKTMKALKMRNYRGDTALHVAASRGFAKICELIIGTKKERIYLMRLENKEGETPLFQAALNWKKLVFAYLSNLSGHTAPLQDLVRDNGDTILHCAIRREYFDLAVIILHYYDFLRGHLNNEGFTPLKLLATRPSAFRSATKLSWWKQILYHFTLVEELDPKRQMETILEKVKKQPKSDEPYYPKSYVTLCDFIAGFKCLDALTDNFFTKRKQQDPENPSTEEREIESKASGNAFVLTLRFLGVGFKEIRNIKRRHQWSGQLLLALLERPYAAFTGSGGVPTDMKAETDMYNVYSEYIQGEPSEPSWLKEEEEEKGEKEEEKEEEEEEDNETPFLVAARNGIVEMVNELLDRIPNVIHDRNSMKDNVLLVAVINRQPLLIENLKTKIRPEVWNSLILEVDRDERTILHCAAYAPMVYHRLKILQMMWDIKWFQYIKSLVPKHFNISIDKRGRTAWEIFEETHQELIKESSDWLKETFESCFVVATLVAGVSFATASSIPGGTDEEGRPHFEGNPAFDVFAVASLVGLCSSVTGIIMFLIILTSLKQSKDFRRILPFKILLALTSPFVSIAAMLVSFCSGHYFLLSHRYKTALYPIYAAAAFPIIFYAVAQFPLYFDLIIAIFSKVPRATVTETSYSS, from the exons ATGAATCCAGGAAGTTTTGAGGAAGAGTTGTCGTCCAATCCATCAGATCAAGTGGCGGAGTACATATTGGAAGGGAAATGGCAGAAGATTGTGAACATGTACAACCAATTCCCAGCTTGTCACACGGCAATGATTTACCCTTCCGTGGGTACTGCACTGCACGTGGCGGtggatttggaagaagaagCGGTGGTTGACGACCTTGTGAATGCCATCATCAGACACAAGACGATGAAGGCTCTGAAAATGAGGAACTACCGAGGGGATACCGCTCTGCATGTTGCTGCTTCCAGGGGTTTCGCAAAGATATGTGAGTTGATCATAGGAACCAAGAAGGAGAGGATTTACTTGATGAGACTGGAGAACAAAGAAGGAGAGACACCTCTCTTTCAAGCTGCTCTCAACTGGAAGAAACTCGTCTTTGCTTATCTTTCTAACCTTTCTGGCCACACTGCTCCATTGCAAGATCTTGTGCGAGACAATGGTGACACTATTCTTCACTGTGCTATCAGAAGAGAGTATTTCG ATTTGGCTGTGATAATACTGCATTACTATGATTTCCTTAGGGGACATTTGAATAATGAGGGTTTCACTCCTCTCAAACTCCTAGCAACCAGGCCCTCGGCTTTCAGAAGTGCTACCAAACTTTCATGGTGGAAGCAAATCCTGTATCACT TTACGCTTGTGGAAGAACTGGACCCTAAAAGACAAATGGAGACGATTTTGGAAAAGGTGAAAAAGCAACCAAAATCTGACGAACCCTATTATCCAAAGAGCTATGTCACATTATGTGACTTCATTGCTGGATTCAAATGTCTTGATGCTCTAACTG acaatttttttactaaacgTAAACAGCAAGACCCAGAAAACCCATCAACTGAGGAGCGTGAAATCGAATCTAAAGCTTCTGGGAATGCATTTGTACTTACTCTTAGATTCTTAGGAGTAG GATTTAAGGAAATAAGGAATATAAAGAGGAGGCATCAATGGAGTGGTCAACTCTTGCTGGCACTGTTGGAAAGACCTTACGCAGCATTTACAGGAAGTGGAGGTGTCCCAACGGATATGAAAGCTGAAACTGATATGTATAATGTATACAGCGAATATATACAAG GTGAACCTAGCGAACCGTCATGgttgaaggaagaagaagaagaaaaaggagaaaaagaagaagaaaaagaagaagaagaagaagaggataACGAGACACCATTTCTGGTTGCGGCAAGAAATGGCATAGTTGAAATGGTGAATGAACTTTTGGATCGAATTCCAAATGTGATCCATGACAGGAATTCAATGAAAGATAATGTGTTGCTGGTGGCAGTGATTAACAGGCAACCCTTACTTATTGAGAATTTGAAAACGAAGATAAGACCAGAAGTTTGGAATAGTTTAATTCTGGAAGTAGATAGAGATGAGAGGACCATATTGCACTGCGCAGCATATGCTCCGATGGTCTACCACCGTCTAAAGATATTGCAAATGATGTGGGATATAAAGTGGTTTCAG TATATTAAAAGCCTTGTGCCAAAACACTTTAACATAAGCATCGACAAAAGGGGCAGAACTGCATGGGAAATATTCGAGGAAACTCACCAAGAACTGATAAAGGAAAGTAGCGATTGGCTGAAGGAAACATTTGAATCCTGCTTTGTTGTGGCTACACTTGTTGCCGGTGTTTCCTTTGCTACAGCCAGCTCCATCCCCGGTGGCACCGATGAAGAAGGTAGACCACATTTTGAAGGCAATCCTGCATTTGATGTGTTTGCCGTTGCTTCACTGGTTGGACTTTGCTCCTCGGTCACTGGAATCATAATGTTCCTTATCATCCTCACTTCTCTAAAGCAATCCAAAGATTTTCGCAGAATTTTGCCATTCAAAATTCTTCTAGCTCTCACTTCTCCTTTTGTATCCATTGCTGCAATGTTAGTCTCTTTCTGCTCCGGCCATTACTTTCTGCTTAGTCACAGATACAAAACGGCTCTATACCCCATTTATGCAGCCGCTGCTTTTCCAATCATCTTCTATGCTGTGGCGCAGTTTCCACTATACTTTGATCTTATAATAGCCATTTTTTCTAAGGTGCCACGGGCAACTGTAACGGAAACAAGTTATAGCAGCTAA
- the LOC114195596 gene encoding uncharacterized protein LOC114195596 has translation MKRHDVVALTGGNPIDLKIEADKYNVFSPWTQGESSRKKGEENETIRKENDSESNKKKGIDKKETPFLAAARNGIVEIVCGILFQNPNSMRETNSKEENVLLVAARNRKPLVLKILKLRLRPEFWNTLSMAVDKDGKTMLHLAAEAPTQDMPSHVSYSALQMMWDANWFQYVTRFVPQHYQLLRDKDQKTPREIFNETHEKLRKDSGEWLKETSESCSVVAALVAAASFATATTVPGGIDDNGIPHLEENPAFNAFIFASLFGLCFSVTGLIMFLTILTSRKLPTDYRRALPLKLLLGLSSLFLSIIALLLSFCTGHSFLFTHKYKKFILPIYVASFPVTFFALDQVPLYVDLLAAILVRVPKATDEK, from the exons ATGAAAAGACATGATGTGGTGGCACTCACGGGAGGGAATCctattgatttaaaaattgaagcaGACAAGTACAATGTTTTTAGCCCGTGGACGCAAG GGGAAAGCAGCAGGAAGAAGGGAGAAGAAAATGAGACAATTCGGAAGGAAAACGATTCGGAATCCAATAAGAAGAAGGGTATCGACAAAAAGGAGACACCATTTTTGGCTGCAGCAAGAAATGGCATAGTTGAAATTGTGTGtggaattttatttcaaaatccaaATTCCATGCGTGAAACAAACTCGAAGGAAGAGAATGTATTGTTGGTGGCAGCGAGGAACAGGAAACCCCTTGTACTTAAAATTCTGAAATTGAGATTGCGACCAGAATTTTGGAATACTTTATCCATGGCGGTAGATAAGGATGGGAAGACCATGTTACACCTGGCAGCAGAGGCTCCAACACAGGATATGCCTTCCCATGTTTCTTATTCTGCCTTACAGATGATGTGGGACGCAAACTGGTTTCAG TATGTTACAAGATTTGTACCACAACACTATCAGCTTTTGCGCGACAAAGACCAGAAAACCCCGAGGGAAATCTTCAACGAAACACATGAAAAGCTTAGGAAGGATAGTGGGGAGTGGCTGAAGGAGACATCTGAATCTTGCTCTGTGGTGGCTGCGCTGGTTGCTGCTGCTTCCTTTGCTACTGCCACCACTGTTCCTGGTGGCATAGATGACAATGGTATCCCTCATCTGGAAGAAAACCCTGCATTCAATGCATTTATTTTTGCTTCGCTATTTGGACTTTGCTTCTCTGTGACTGGACTCATAATGTTCCTTACCATCCTCACTTCTCGAAAGCTACCCACAGATTATCGCAGAGCATTGCCACTCAAACTTCTTCTCGGCTTAAGTTCACTTTTCTTATCCATTATTGCATTGCTTCTTTCTTTCTGCACTGGCCATTCCTTCCTCTTCACTCACAAATACAAGAAGTTCATACTGCCCATTTATGTTGCTAGTTTTCCTGTTACTTTCTTTGCCCTGGATCAGGTCCCACTCTACGTTGATCTTCTGGCAGCCATTCTTGTTAGGGTTCCAAAGGCAActgatgaaaaataa
- the LOC114195674 gene encoding uncharacterized protein LOC114195674 encodes MNPSNLWHSSSDEETKYHLAEYTLERKWNEVEKMYIEFPACHTAMVDDSAGTALNVAVDLDEEEVVQKLVDAIIIHNTMKALEIRNYRGDTALHVAASRGFTKICEFILGENRERTYLVSLMNKDGETPLFQAVANGRTQVFAYLSSILNHQATLQDLVRNNGDTILHCAIRNEYFDLAVIIVHYYDFLSTTMNKDGELPLIVLATKPSAFYSSTYLSLLKRIQYLRVHVELFEPGREMRAILREKTPQKLLNDNCPQNYALLTSVFTGLSRFFGLSGKLLWKRVRRDPEEKRFELEWISHSRDGEGRFPRNYKTIVEFVQYLFAFISAVIGGINELKETKKRHQLGPKLLEQLMKRPHAAFTGRGCVPSDIPIEEDMYNVNSKWRQVEQTSELRMSEEEEEENETKAKMIDEKETPFLAAARNGIVEMVNEIYNLRPSVLHETNSQGENVLLVAAKNRKPVVIESLKEILKIEVWRTLCMAINKDGKTMLHMAGEVPSDDMHSQVSYSALEMVWDAKWFQYVASLVPPHYYFLRDKDQKIPWEIFKKTHDDLRKESGEWLKETSESCSVVTALVAGASFATATTVPGGIDDNGMPHFEGNPSFDAFVFVSLFGLCFSVTGLIMFLTVLTSRKQPREYRKSLPLKLVFGLSSLFLSIIALLTSFCIGHSFLFNHKYRKVILPIYVATCFPVTFFALDQVQLYVDLLAAIFSTVPNATDDRQNL; translated from the exons ATGAATCCCAGCAATTTGTGGCACAGTTCATCAGATGAAGAGACGAAGTATCATCTGGCGGAGTACACATTGGAAAGGAAATGGAATGAGGTTGAGAAGATGTACATCGAATTCCCAGCGTGTCACACGGCAATGGTTGACGATTCCGCGGGCACTGCACTGAACGTGGCGGTGGATTTGGACGAAGAAGAGGTGGTTCAAAAGCTTGTGGATGCCATTATCATACACAATACGATGAAGGCTCTGGAAATAAGGAACTATCGAGGGGATACCGCTCTGCATGTTGCTGCTTCCAGGGGTTTCACAAAGATATGTGAGTTCATCTTAGGAGAGAATCGGGAGAGGACTTACTTAGTGAGTCTAATGAACAAAGATGGAGAGACTCCTCTCTTTCAAGCTGTTGCCAACGGCAGGACACAGGTCTTTGCCTATCTCTCTTCCATTTTAAACCACCAAGCTACTCTGCAAGATCTTGTTCGAAACAATGGTGACACTATCCTTCATTGTGCTATCAGGAATGAATATTTCG ATTTGGCAGTCATAATAGTGCATTATTATGATTTCCTTAGCACAACTATGAATAAAGATGGAGAGCTTCCCCTCATAGTCCTTGCCACTAAGCCTTCCGCCTTCTACAGTTCAACCTATCTTTCATTGTTGAAGCGAATCCAGTACCTGC GTGTACACGTAGAGCTATTTGAGCCTGGAAGGGAAATGAGAGCGATTTTAAGAGAGAAGACACCTCAGAAGCTTCTGAATGACAATTGTCCACAGAACTACGCCTTGTTGACTTCAGTCTTTACTGGTTTATCCCGTTTCTTCGGTTTATCCG GAAAACTGTTGTGGAAAAGGGTAAGACGTGACCCAGAAGAAAAGAGGTTTGAGTTAGAATGGATTAGCCATAGCAGGGATGGGGAAGGGCGTTTCCCCAGAAACTATAAAACTATTGTTGAGTTTGTCCAATATCTATTTGCTTTTATTTCGGCAGTTATTGGAG GGATAAATGAACTAAAAGAGACAAAAAAGAGGCACCAATTGGGTCCAAAACTCTTGGAGCAACTAATGAAAAGACCTCATGCGGCATTCACGGGAAGAGGGTGTGTACCCTCTGATATACCAATTGAAGAAGATATGTATAATGTTAATAGCAAGTGGAGGCAAG TGGAACAAACCAGTGAATTGAGGATGtcggaagaggaagaagaagaaaatgaaacaaaagctAAGATGATTGACGAAAAGGAAACACCATTTTTGGCAGCAGCAAGAAATGGAATAGTTGAAATGGTGAATGAAATTTATAATCTACGTCCAAGTGTCCTGCATGAAACTAACTCGCAGGGAGAGAATGTATTGCTGGTTGCTGCGAAGAATAGGAAACCCGTTGTAATTGAAAGTCTGAAAGAGATCTTGAAGATAGAAGTTTGGAGAACTTTATGTATGGCAATAAATAAGGATGGGAAGACCATGTTACACATGGCAGGAGAGGTTCCATCAGATGATATGCATTCCCAAGTTTCTTATTCTGCCTTAGAGATGGTGTGGGACGCAAAATGGTTTCAG TATGTTGCAAGCCTTGTACCACCACACTATTACTTTTTGCGAGACAAAGACCAGAAAATCCCGTGGGAAATCTTCAAGAAAACACATGATGATCTTAGGAAGGAGAGTGGGGAGTGGCTGAAGGAGACATCTGAGTCTTGCTCTGTGGTGACGGCGCTTGTTGCGGGTGCCTCCTTTGCAACTGCCACCACTGTTCCTGGTGGCATAGATGACAATGGTATGCCTCATTTTGAAGGCAACCCTTCATTCGAtgcatttgtttttgtttcgcTATTTGGACTTTGCTTCTCTGTCACTGGACTCATAATGTTCCTTACCGTCCTCACTTCTCGAAAGCAACCAAGAGAATACCGCAAATCATTGCCACTCAAACTTGTTTTCGGCTTAAGTTCTCTTTTCTTATCCATTATTGCATTGCTTACTTCTTTTTGTATTGGCCATTCTTTTCTGTTCAATCACAAATACAGGAAGGTCATATTACCCATTTATGTTGCTACTTGTTTTCCTGTTACTTTCTTTGCCCTGGATCAGGTGCAACTCTACGTCGACCTTCTGGCAGCCATTTTTTCTACGGTGCCAAACGCAACTGATGACAGACAAAATTTATAG